In Buchnera aphidicola (Schlechtendalia peitan), one genomic interval encodes:
- a CDS encoding inorganic phosphate transporter, giving the protein MSYLFSFMSYANNFLAVIALLIVLSYEIINGFHDSANAIATVIYTRALSSRLAVILSGIFNFLGVAFGGLSVAYTIVHLLSIDLLLNINSSYGLKAIFSMLLAAMLWNLCTWILCLPTSSSHTLVGTIIGVNITYAISNHYSIVSSFNLDKLLSVFLSLIISPVLGLIVAGVLVLILKYCWKFIQNNFFLRHQKKYRKEGTPPFLVKIILILSSIGVSYSHGANDGQKGIGLIMLILICILPSEYFVNLHTSQYTITQTKNAIYHLEDYYIHNKINLKKSIDVMATHSIDKQLLLFKKSPDEKILNIFKNLHKLLNHTLNYKELNVDQRYQLRQSLLYITEFIEVINKYSPIKSDDKYFLNNLKKNLICTIEYAPIWIIILVALSLSIGTIMGWKRIVKTFGEKIGTKDITYVQAISSQLTAAISIGTASYTGVPVSTTHIISSSIAGTILVNGDKIQIRTVKNIIIAWILTFPISIILSSSLYWISLQIIH; this is encoded by the coding sequence ATGTCATATTTATTTTCTTTTATGAGTTATGCTAATAATTTTTTAGCAGTCATTGCTCTTTTAATAGTTTTATCATACGAAATAATTAATGGTTTTCATGATTCTGCTAATGCTATAGCTACTGTAATTTATACTCGTGCACTAAGTTCAAGATTAGCTGTTATACTTTCTGGAATATTTAATTTTTTAGGAGTAGCATTTGGGGGATTAAGCGTAGCTTACACTATTGTACATCTGCTTTCTATTGACTTATTGCTTAATATTAATTCATCATATGGTTTGAAAGCTATTTTTTCTATGTTATTGGCTGCTATGTTATGGAATTTATGCACTTGGATTCTTTGTTTACCTACTTCTAGTTCTCATACATTAGTTGGTACTATTATTGGAGTCAATATTACTTATGCAATTAGTAATCATTATTCTATAGTTAGTTCTTTTAATTTAGATAAATTATTGAGTGTATTTTTGTCTTTAATTATTTCTCCGGTGTTAGGATTAATAGTAGCTGGTGTTTTAGTACTTATTTTAAAGTATTGTTGGAAATTTATTCAAAATAATTTTTTTTTAAGACATCAAAAAAAATATCGAAAAGAAGGTACACCTCCTTTTTTAGTTAAGATTATATTGATATTATCTTCAATCGGTGTTAGTTATTCACATGGAGCAAATGATGGTCAAAAAGGAATAGGATTAATAATGTTAATTTTAATATGTATTCTTCCATCAGAGTATTTTGTAAATTTACATACATCTCAATATACTATTACTCAAACAAAAAATGCTATTTATCATTTAGAGGATTATTACATACATAATAAAATTAATTTAAAAAAAAGTATTGATGTAATGGCTACTCATTCAATAGACAAACAATTGCTATTGTTTAAAAAATCTCCTGATGAAAAAATATTAAATATTTTTAAAAATTTACATAAATTATTAAATCATACATTAAATTATAAAGAATTAAATGTTGATCAGCGTTATCAATTACGTCAATCATTATTATATATTACTGAATTTATAGAAGTAATCAATAAATATTCACCAATTAAGTCTGATGATAAATATTTTTTAAATAATTTGAAAAAGAATTTAATATGTACTATTGAATATGCACCTATTTGGATTATTATATTAGTAGCATTATCTTTATCTATTGGTACTATAATGGGTTGGAAAAGAATTGTTAAAACGTTTGGAGAAAAAATTGGTACGAAAGATATAACGTATGTACAGGCTATATCATCTCAATTAACAGCTGCTATTTCTATAGGTACTGCTAGTTATACAGGAGTTCCAGTATCAACAACACATATTATTTCATCTTCTATTGCTGGTACTATTTTAGTTAATGGAGATAAAATACAAATTCGGACTGTTAAAAACATAATAATTGCATGGATTTTGACTTTTCCTATTTCTATTATATTATCTAGTAGTTTATACTGGATTAGTTTGCAAATAATACATTAA
- a CDS encoding MFS transporter, with the protein MKDNKYYIMKGTKKFKAVTISLFLAGFSTFSILYCVQPILFLLSKNFSLNPVESSLSLSSSTAMMAVGMLFTGPLSDKIGRKKVMSSSLFLAAFFTFCCSQVNSWENFILMRACTGLALSGVAAVAMTYLSEEIHPNTLSFSMGLYISGNTIGGFFGRFLSSVLSENTSWKLALELISIIAFFFAILFLYLLPYSKNFYSSSLHPKKIFCHFILQWKHPVLSKLFIMGFLLMGSFITVFNYIGYRLLLEPFFLNKKAIGILSMIYLVGVYSSPKAGILVEKYGKSVMLIISLIMMIFGLFISQWNKIIAIFVGLFLFAAGFFAAHSVTSTWVGQYTKQNRGYVSSIYLFSYYLGSSILGTISGNFWIIGQWTGISIFVIFTLCIGMILALQLRSITSVINMK; encoded by the coding sequence ATGAAAGATAACAAATATTATATTATGAAAGGTACAAAAAAATTTAAAGCAGTAACAATTTCTTTATTTTTAGCTGGTTTTTCAACATTTTCAATTTTGTATTGCGTTCAACCTATTTTATTCTTATTATCAAAAAATTTTTCCCTGAATCCTGTAGAAAGTAGCTTATCTTTATCTTCGTCTACTGCTATGATGGCAGTAGGAATGCTATTTACAGGTCCATTATCGGACAAAATAGGAAGGAAGAAAGTAATGTCTAGTTCTTTGTTTTTAGCAGCTTTCTTTACTTTTTGTTGTTCGCAAGTAAATAGTTGGGAAAATTTTATACTTATGCGAGCATGTACAGGATTAGCATTAAGTGGTGTTGCAGCTGTAGCTATGACATATTTAAGTGAAGAAATTCATCCTAATACCCTGTCTTTTTCTATGGGATTATATATTAGTGGAAATACTATTGGAGGTTTTTTTGGAAGATTTTTAAGTAGTGTATTATCAGAAAATACTTCTTGGAAATTAGCACTAGAGTTAATAAGCATTATAGCATTCTTTTTTGCAATTTTATTTTTGTATTTATTACCTTATTCTAAGAATTTTTATTCTAGTTCTTTACATCCTAAAAAAATCTTTTGTCACTTTATATTACAATGGAAACATCCTGTTTTATCTAAGTTGTTTATAATGGGTTTTTTATTAATGGGTAGTTTTATCACAGTTTTTAACTATATTGGATATAGATTATTATTAGAACCATTTTTTTTAAACAAAAAAGCTATAGGTATATTATCAATGATTTATTTGGTAGGTGTATATAGTTCTCCAAAAGCAGGCATCCTTGTAGAGAAATATGGTAAAAGTGTAATGCTTATAATTTCTTTAATTATGATGATTTTTGGTTTATTTATTTCACAATGGAATAAAATTATTGCTATTTTTGTTGGTTTGTTCTTATTTGCAGCAGGTTTTTTTGCAGCACATTCAGTTACTAGTACATGGGTCGGACAATATACTAAACAAAATAGAGGGTATGTTTCGTCTATTTATTTATTTTCATATTATTTAGGATCTAGTATTTTAGGAACAATAAGTGGAAATTTTTGGATAATAGGTCAATGGACAGGAATTTCAATTTTTGTAATATTTACTTTATGTATTGGAATGATATTAGCATTGCAATTAAGAAGTATTACCAGTGTGATAAATATGAAGTAA
- the dapF gene encoding diaminopimelate epimerase, whose translation MFFSKMHGLENDFIILNNIQGNLFLSSKIIQNLSHRYTGIGFDQLLLLESAKIQNIDFHYRIFNANGTEVSQCGNGARCLALFLMMKQLTSKKVIYISTKNRIIILHILNNKHICVDMGVPSFEPKHIPYTICNMQEHYSTLILGETIKYYIVSVGNPHCIVIKKNIQNYPVEKVGSILSTYTLFPEGVNVSFMEIISKTHIFLRVYERGVGETRSCGSAACAAVAVGVKQNILSNNVTVNLLGGTLKINWKGNSEKLYMTGSATYVYDGHFFL comes from the coding sequence ATATTTTTTTCTAAAATGCATGGTTTAGAAAATGATTTCATAATTTTAAATAATATTCAAGGTAATCTTTTCCTATCTTCTAAAATAATACAAAATTTATCCCATCGGTATACAGGCATTGGTTTTGATCAATTATTGTTATTAGAGTCAGCAAAAATACAAAATATTGATTTTCATTATCGAATTTTTAATGCAAACGGTACTGAAGTATCACAATGTGGAAATGGTGCTCGGTGTTTAGCATTGTTTTTGATGATGAAACAATTAACTTCAAAAAAAGTTATTTATATTAGTACTAAAAATAGAATAATTATTTTACATATTTTAAATAATAAACATATTTGCGTAGATATGGGTGTTCCTTCTTTTGAGCCTAAACATATTCCTTATACAATCTGTAACATGCAAGAACATTATTCAACATTAATTCTAGGAGAAACTATCAAATATTATATTGTTTCAGTGGGTAATCCTCATTGTATTGTAATTAAAAAAAATATACAAAATTATCCAGTTGAAAAGGTTGGATCTATTTTAAGTACTTATACATTATTTCCTGAAGGAGTAAATGTTAGTTTTATGGAAATTATATCTAAAACGCATATTTTTCTCAGAGTTTATGAAAGAGGAGTTGGCGAAACACGTTCATGCGGTAGTGCTGCTTGTGCTGCTGTTGCAGTGGGAGTTAAACAAAATATTTTATCTAATAATGTTACAGTTAATTTGTTAGGTGGAACATTGAAAATTAATTGGAAAGGAAATTCAGAAAAATTATATATGACAGGTTCAGCTACATATGTTTACGACGGACACTTTTTTTTATAA
- the cyaY gene encoding iron donor protein CyaY produces MYKKNIKNIHHFNKLSEQLFNDIEEKIDNYHGNSDIDYENNYNIITLTFENKSKIIINKQEPLFQIWLATMNSGYHFEYVNDTWICNRTQKNFWDILEQSCSNQSNEIVKLTNYKK; encoded by the coding sequence ATGTATAAAAAAAATATAAAAAATATTCATCATTTTAATAAATTGTCAGAACAATTGTTCAATGATATTGAAGAAAAAATTGACAATTATCATGGAAATTCAGATATTGATTATGAAAATAATTACAATATTATCACACTAACCTTTGAAAATAAAAGTAAAATTATTATTAATAAACAAGAACCACTTTTTCAAATTTGGCTAGCTACTATGAATTCTGGATATCATTTTGAATACGTAAACGACACATGGATCTGTAATCGTACTCAAAAAAATTTTTGGGACATTTTAGAACAATCATGTTCAAATCAATCTAATGAAATAGTAAAATTAACAAATTATAAAAAATAA
- the rho gene encoding transcription termination factor Rho — MNLTALKNIPVSELIILGDTAGLENLARMRKQDIIFSILKQHAKSGEDIFGDGVLEILQDGFGFLRSSDSSYLAGPDDIYVSPSQIRRFNLRTGDTISGKIRPPKEGERYFALLKVNEVNYDKPENARSKILFENLTPLHANSRLRMERGNGSTEDLTARVLDLASPIGRGQRGLIVAPPKAGKTMLLQNIAQSIAYNHPDCVLMVLLIDERPEEVTEMYRLVKGEVVASTFDEPASRHVQVAEMVIEKAKRLVEHKKDVIILLDSITRLARAYNTVVPASGKVLTGGVDANALHRPKRFFGAARNVEEGGSLTIIATALIDTGSKMDEVIYEEFKGTGNMELPLSRKIAEKRVFPAIDYNRSGTRKEELLTQPDELQKMWILRKIIHPMSEIDAMEFLINKLAMTKTNNEFFNMMKRS, encoded by the coding sequence ATGAATCTTACTGCATTAAAAAATATACCAGTTTCTGAATTAATTATTCTTGGTGATACTGCAGGACTGGAAAATTTAGCACGTATGAGAAAGCAAGATATTATTTTTTCCATATTAAAACAACACGCAAAAAGCGGAGAAGACATATTTGGAGATGGTGTATTAGAAATTTTACAGGACGGATTTGGCTTTTTGCGTTCTTCTGATAGTTCGTATTTAGCTGGCCCTGATGACATTTATGTTTCTCCTAGTCAAATTCGAAGATTTAATTTACGAACTGGTGATACTATTTCTGGCAAAATTCGTCCTCCAAAAGAAGGTGAAAGATATTTTGCATTATTAAAAGTTAACGAAGTAAATTATGACAAACCTGAAAATGCTAGAAGTAAAATTTTATTTGAAAATTTAACCCCCTTACATGCTAATTCTCGTTTAAGAATGGAAAGAGGTAATGGTTCTACTGAAGATTTAACAGCACGTGTATTGGATTTAGCATCTCCTATTGGGAGAGGACAAAGAGGATTAATTGTTGCACCCCCTAAAGCTGGAAAAACTATGCTTTTACAGAATATAGCTCAAAGCATTGCTTACAATCACCCTGATTGTGTACTGATGGTTCTACTAATAGATGAAAGACCAGAAGAAGTAACTGAAATGTATAGATTAGTTAAAGGAGAAGTAGTGGCATCGACATTTGATGAACCAGCTTCTAGACATGTTCAAGTTGCAGAAATGGTAATTGAAAAAGCAAAACGATTAGTAGAACACAAAAAAGATGTAATTATATTATTAGATTCTATTACGCGGTTAGCGCGAGCTTATAATACAGTAGTACCAGCTTCGGGAAAAGTATTAACAGGTGGTGTAGATGCTAATGCTTTACATAGACCTAAAAGATTTTTTGGTGCTGCACGTAATGTAGAAGAAGGAGGGAGTTTAACTATTATAGCAACAGCGTTAATTGATACAGGTTCAAAAATGGATGAAGTAATATATGAAGAATTTAAGGGTACAGGAAATATGGAGTTACCTTTATCACGGAAAATAGCAGAAAAACGTGTTTTTCCAGCTATTGATTATAATAGATCAGGTACTAGAAAAGAAGAGTTGTTAACTCAGCCTGACGAATTGCAAAAAATGTGGATTCTTCGAAAAATAATTCATCCTATGAGCGAAATTGATGCTATGGAATTTTTAATAAATAAGTTAGCTATGACTAAAACTAATAATGAATTTTTTAACATGATGAAACGCTCTTAA
- the trxA gene encoding thioredoxin TrxA encodes MKGNIINLTDNNFNKCVLESNNTILVDFWADWCNPCKVLAPILEEISVEYNGILTVAKINIDSNPDTAPKYSIRGIPALLLFKKGELVATKIGSLSKVQLKDFLNTNLK; translated from the coding sequence ATGAAAGGAAATATAATAAATTTGACTGATAATAATTTTAACAAATGTGTTTTAGAGTCAAATAACACAATATTAGTTGATTTTTGGGCTGATTGGTGTAATCCATGTAAGGTATTAGCACCTATTTTAGAAGAAATTTCTGTAGAATATAATGGTATTCTAACTGTTGCAAAAATAAACATTGATTCTAATCCTGATACTGCGCCAAAGTATTCTATTAGAGGCATTCCTGCATTATTATTGTTTAAAAAAGGTGAATTAGTTGCAACAAAAATTGGTTCTTTATCTAAAGTTCAGTTAAAAGATTTTTTAAATACTAATTTAAAATAA
- a CDS encoding UvrD-helicase domain-containing protein — MHLNINQKQAIYCISGPCLVLAGAGSGKTQVIVKKIIYLINECKFHPSDIFAITFTNKAAKEMKNRVSNQLSCDVLHKVTISTFHSLGLEIIKSEINSLNIKSNFSIFDEQDQMAVLKNITKKNDKIFLKKVRIMISSWKNKLLDSYDVRIKSNSILEQKYCYYYQLYESYLKSCNTLDFDDLIFLPTLLLKKNKILRKKWGNKIKYLLVDEYQDTNSVQYELIKLLNEYNPNFTLVGDDDQSIYSWRGVKSNIFSLLKSDYPKLNIIKLEHNYRSSGRILKIANFLIQNNPHFLDKKLFSNLAYGPIANIMSAKNEEDEAILISQTILKHKSTYVTQYKDYSILYRSNYQAKVFEKIFMNFDIPYQIIARSSFFSRPEIKDVLAYLKLIFNSNDDIAFLKIINKPPRGIGKITLNKLKEWSKRRNTSLFKSTDDIGLKFFLTSRSFDALRKFFILIQSLKKDMYVQPMKTLCNLISSIGYKKWLLNTIDNLQVYTMSVKNIHMLLNWIVELINSNKENSNILSDIIYQFILKNELEDQKKHVDGVQLMTLHASKGLEFSYVFMIGMEEGILPHYNSINNIDEERRLTYVGITRAKKELFFSYSKTRFQYGTIISTTPSRFLLELPSNDVFWNRVDIKKNNIFKLKNSLYVKNR; from the coding sequence ATGCATTTAAATATAAATCAAAAACAAGCAATTTATTGTATTTCTGGTCCATGTTTGGTTTTAGCTGGAGCGGGATCAGGAAAAACGCAAGTTATTGTGAAAAAAATTATTTATTTGATAAATGAATGTAAATTTCATCCTAGTGATATTTTTGCTATTACTTTTACCAATAAAGCTGCCAAAGAAATGAAAAATAGAGTTTCTAATCAGCTATCTTGTGATGTTTTACACAAAGTTACTATTTCTACTTTTCATTCATTGGGATTAGAAATCATAAAATCTGAAATAAATTCATTAAATATTAAATCTAATTTTTCAATTTTTGATGAACAAGATCAAATGGCTGTGCTTAAAAATATTACAAAAAAAAATGATAAAATATTTTTAAAGAAAGTTCGTATAATGATTTCAAGTTGGAAAAATAAATTATTGGATTCTTATGATGTAAGAATAAAATCTAATTCTATTTTAGAACAGAAATATTGTTATTATTATCAGTTATATGAATCTTATCTTAAATCTTGTAATACATTAGATTTCGATGATTTAATTTTTTTACCTACTTTATTATTAAAAAAGAATAAAATTTTGAGAAAAAAATGGGGAAATAAAATTAAATATTTATTAGTGGATGAATATCAAGATACTAATTCAGTACAATATGAGTTAATAAAATTATTAAATGAGTATAATCCAAATTTTACTTTAGTAGGAGACGATGATCAATCTATTTATTCTTGGAGAGGAGTAAAGTCTAATATTTTTTCACTGTTAAAATCAGATTATCCTAAATTAAATATAATAAAATTAGAACATAATTATCGCTCTTCTGGTAGGATTTTAAAAATTGCTAACTTTTTAATACAAAATAACCCTCATTTTTTAGATAAAAAATTGTTTTCTAATTTAGCATATGGACCTATTGCAAATATTATGTCTGCTAAAAACGAAGAAGATGAAGCTATTTTGATATCTCAAACAATATTAAAACATAAATCTACGTATGTAACTCAATATAAAGATTATTCTATATTATATCGGAGTAATTATCAAGCAAAAGTATTTGAAAAAATATTCATGAATTTTGATATTCCATATCAAATTATAGCTCGTTCTTCTTTTTTTTCTCGGCCTGAAATTAAAGATGTATTAGCGTATTTAAAATTAATATTCAATTCAAATGATGATATAGCTTTTTTAAAGATAATAAATAAACCTCCACGAGGAATAGGAAAGATAACTTTAAATAAGTTAAAAGAATGGAGTAAGAGAAGGAATACTAGTCTGTTTAAGTCTACTGATGACATTGGTTTAAAGTTTTTTTTGACTTCTCGTAGTTTTGATGCATTAAGAAAATTTTTTATATTAATACAAAGCTTAAAAAAAGATATGTATGTACAACCTATGAAAACATTATGTAATTTAATTTCTAGTATAGGATATAAAAAATGGTTACTAAACACTATTGATAATTTGCAAGTGTATACAATGAGTGTTAAAAATATACATATGTTATTAAATTGGATAGTGGAATTAATAAATTCTAATAAAGAAAATTCTAATATTTTATCAGATATTATTTATCAATTTATTTTAAAAAATGAACTTGAAGATCAAAAAAAACATGTTGATGGAGTACAATTAATGACATTGCATGCTTCTAAAGGATTAGAATTTTCTTATGTATTTATGATAGGTATGGAAGAAGGTATTTTACCTCATTATAATTCTATTAATAATATAGATGAAGAACGACGATTAACTTATGTTGGAATTACGCGAGCGAAAAAAGAATTGTTTTTTAGTTATTCTAAAACACGGTTTCAGTATGGAACTATCATTTCAACTACTCCTAGTCGATTTTTATTAGAATTGCCAAGTAATGATGTATTTTGGAATAGAGTAGATATAAAAAAAAATAACATTTTTAAATTAAAAAATAGTTTGTATGTAAAAAATAGGTAA
- the ilvC gene encoding ketol-acid reductoisomerase — MNNYFNSLNFRQKLINLQQCKLMHKNSFDEQCDILKRKNIVIVGCGSQGLNQGLNMRDTGLHVSYALRASSIFKKNQSWINATKHGFFVDTYENTIPTADLVINLTPDKQHKKVVELLQKFMKKNSVLGFSHGFNIVEMGQVIRNDITVIMVAPKCPGTEVREEYKRGFGVPALICVHTENDPHNIGIEIAKAWAVSIGSHRAGVLQSSFIAEVKSDLMGEQTILCGMLQASSLVCYEQLVLQKTDPSYAGQLIQSGWEVITESVKHGGITLMLDRLSNTAKIRACVLAQRLKKLFSSLFRKHMDDIISGEFSKNMMYDWKNNDQQLKEWREKIKNTNFEKCNTYNKVILEQEYFDQGLLMVAILKSGIELSFEIMLETGIKEESAYYESLHELPLIANTISRKRLHEMNLVISDTAEYGSHLFSQAAIPILKKFMRELCPGDLGSKISESKLDNVTLSKCNNSIENHPVEIVGKRLRSYMTNMKPVKVI, encoded by the coding sequence ATGAATAATTATTTTAATTCACTTAATTTTCGTCAAAAATTGATCAATTTACAACAATGTAAGCTGATGCACAAAAATTCTTTTGATGAACAATGTGATATTTTAAAAAGAAAAAATATCGTTATTGTAGGATGTGGATCGCAGGGTTTAAATCAGGGATTAAATATGCGTGATACAGGTTTACATGTATCTTATGCACTACGTGCTAGTTCTATATTTAAGAAGAATCAATCATGGATTAATGCTACTAAACATGGATTTTTTGTAGATACATATGAAAATACTATTCCTACAGCAGATTTAGTTATAAATTTAACTCCTGATAAACAGCATAAAAAAGTTGTAGAATTATTACAAAAATTTATGAAAAAAAATTCAGTTCTTGGTTTTTCACATGGATTTAATATTGTTGAAATGGGACAGGTGATACGAAATGATATAACAGTCATTATGGTTGCTCCAAAATGTCCAGGAACAGAAGTAAGAGAAGAATATAAGCGAGGTTTTGGTGTACCTGCTTTAATTTGTGTTCATACTGAAAATGATCCACATAATATTGGTATTGAAATTGCAAAAGCTTGGGCAGTTTCTATTGGTAGTCATCGTGCAGGTGTTTTACAATCTTCTTTTATAGCAGAAGTTAAATCAGATTTAATGGGCGAACAAACGATTTTATGCGGAATGTTACAAGCTAGTTCTTTAGTATGTTATGAACAACTTGTTTTACAGAAGACAGATCCAAGTTATGCAGGTCAATTAATTCAATCGGGATGGGAAGTAATTACTGAATCAGTTAAGCATGGTGGAATCACATTGATGTTAGATAGATTATCTAATACTGCAAAAATTAGAGCATGTGTTCTTGCTCAAAGATTAAAAAAGTTATTTTCATCATTATTTAGAAAGCATATGGATGATATTATTTCAGGCGAATTTTCTAAAAACATGATGTATGATTGGAAAAATAATGATCAGCAGTTAAAAGAATGGAGAGAAAAAATAAAAAATACTAATTTTGAAAAATGTAATACGTATAACAAGGTAATTTTAGAACAAGAATATTTTGATCAGGGATTATTAATGGTCGCAATATTAAAATCAGGTATTGAATTATCTTTTGAAATTATGCTAGAAACAGGAATAAAAGAAGAATCTGCATATTATGAGTCTTTACATGAATTACCTTTAATAGCTAATACTATTTCTAGAAAACGTCTGCATGAAATGAATTTAGTGATATCTGATACTGCTGAGTATGGAAGTCATCTTTTTTCACAAGCTGCAATACCTATATTAAAAAAATTTATGCGTGAATTATGTCCTGGTGATCTTGGTAGTAAAATATCAGAATCAAAATTAGATAATGTAACTTTAAGTAAGTGTAATAATAGTATTGAAAATCACCCTGTAGAAATTGTTGGAAAACGTTTAAGAAGTTATATGACTAATATGAAACCAGTAAAAGTAATATAA
- the ilvD gene encoding dihydroxy-acid dehydratase, giving the protein MPKYRSSTTTQGRNMAGARSLWKATGMTDSDFNKPIIAVVNSFTEFVPGHIHLRKLGQLISHTIKLENGVAKEFNTIAIDDGIAMGHSGMLYSLPSRELIADSVEYMINAHCADAMICISNCDKITPGMLMAALRLNIPCVFVSGGPMESGKTIINGKEIKIDLVDAITYSANPNFSDRLVKQIENSACPTCGSCSGLFTANSMNCLTEALGLSLPGNGTLLATHVDRKKLFIDSAKLIVKITKEYYENNNKNYLPRSIASRESFLNAMSLDISMGGSTNTILHLLASAQEGNIDFTMLDIDLLSRKTPHLCKLAPSSDVYHIEDFHRAGGVMGLLAELNRINLLNKNTQNILGLDLSKTLDKYDILKTNDTNVINMFRAGPLGHKTIIPFSQSYKWHSLDKDRETGCIRSHKFAFSYDGGLAILYGNIAKNGCVVKTSGVKKDNLVFKGHAIVFESQEEAVKAILAGIVKKGHIVIIRYEGPKGGPGMQEMLYPTTYLKSMGLDEHCALITDGRFSGGTSGLSIGHVSPEAASKGNIALVKNNDLIDINIPNRVVHLNVTDDELLIRTQNEIKRGKLSYTPQDRKRCISSSLKIYSLFATSADKGAVRKI; this is encoded by the coding sequence ATGCCAAAATATCGTTCTTCAACAACTACTCAAGGGCGTAATATGGCAGGAGCAAGATCGTTGTGGAAAGCTACTGGAATGACAGATTCGGATTTTAATAAACCAATCATTGCAGTAGTTAATTCTTTTACTGAATTTGTTCCTGGTCATATTCATTTGAGAAAGTTAGGACAACTTATTTCTCATACGATTAAATTAGAAAATGGAGTAGCTAAAGAATTTAATACTATTGCAATAGATGATGGAATTGCTATGGGTCATTCTGGAATGTTGTATTCTCTCCCTTCACGTGAATTGATAGCAGATTCTGTAGAATATATGATTAATGCGCATTGTGCTGATGCTATGATTTGTATTTCTAATTGTGATAAAATAACACCGGGAATGTTAATGGCAGCTTTGCGTTTAAATATTCCATGTGTATTTGTTTCTGGTGGACCAATGGAGTCAGGAAAAACTATTATAAATGGAAAAGAAATCAAAATCGATTTAGTAGATGCAATTACGTATAGTGCTAATCCAAATTTTTCTGATCGTTTGGTAAAACAAATTGAAAATTCAGCATGTCCTACGTGTGGATCGTGCTCTGGTTTATTTACTGCAAATTCTATGAATTGTCTTACTGAAGCATTAGGATTATCATTGCCAGGAAATGGTACGTTATTAGCTACTCATGTAGATAGAAAAAAATTATTTATTGATTCAGCAAAATTAATAGTTAAAATTACTAAAGAGTATTATGAAAATAATAATAAAAATTATTTGCCTCGTAGTATAGCCTCAAGAGAATCTTTTTTAAATGCAATGTCGTTAGATATTTCTATGGGTGGATCGACTAATACTATATTACATTTATTAGCTTCTGCACAGGAAGGTAATATTGATTTTACTATGTTGGATATTGATTTATTATCTAGAAAAACACCCCATTTGTGTAAACTTGCCCCGAGTAGTGATGTTTATCATATAGAAGATTTTCATCGAGCTGGTGGAGTAATGGGTTTACTTGCAGAACTAAATCGTATTAATTTACTAAATAAAAACACACAAAATATACTTGGATTAGATTTGTCAAAAACGTTAGACAAATATGATATTTTAAAAACAAATGATACAAATGTAATTAATATGTTTCGTGCTGGTCCTCTTGGACATAAAACAATCATTCCATTTTCACAATCTTATAAATGGCATTCATTAGACAAAGATCGTGAAACAGGATGCATACGATCTCATAAATTTGCTTTTAGTTATGATGGAGGATTAGCTATATTATACGGTAATATTGCAAAAAATGGTTGTGTTGTTAAAACATCTGGTGTTAAAAAAGATAATTTAGTCTTTAAAGGACATGCAATAGTATTTGAAAGTCAAGAAGAGGCGGTAAAAGCAATTTTAGCAGGAATAGTTAAGAAAGGTCATATAGTTATAATACGTTATGAAGGACCAAAAGGGGGCCCTGGTATGCAAGAAATGTTGTATCCGACTACTTATTTGAAATCAATGGGGTTAGATGAACACTGTGCTTTAATAACAGATGGTCGATTTTCTGGGGGAACTTCAGGATTATCTATAGGTCATGTTTCTCCTGAAGCAGCAAGTAAAGGCAACATTGCATTAGTTAAAAACAATGATTTAATTGACATTAATATTCCTAATCGAGTTGTACATTTAAATGTTACAGATGATGAATTATTAATAAGAACTCAGAATGAAATTAAACGTGGAAAACTATCGTATACTCCTCAAGATCGAAAACGTTGTATTTCTAGTTCTTTAAAAATATACTCGTTATTTGCAACAAGTGCGGATAAAGGTGCAGTTAGAAAAATATAA